The following coding sequences lie in one Cercospora beticola chromosome 9, complete sequence genomic window:
- a CDS encoding uncharacterized protein (antiSMASH:Cluster_5) yields MKNFFAGLFGTHTKPPVAPRILISISTNSPSLSKSHPAEFTVTLEAKVDAPKPITIDSWRTVLDSGHLALDYEGLTFKDCGTGQFAPRIVIDVFAIPSAVISADSKYIVEIPPRTGEKAYSVVHKFNGESLADKVRLDDEMMRKLEEAAEELRKMEESLGACTGVKSERDERVERYPESDVGGFEVGCTYEIGLGSKMASVGSWRWGSKVEVFKEGEKQNREEWRHRDLVEMVLERTARFEVVE; encoded by the coding sequence ATGAAAAACTTCTTCGCCGGTCTCTTCGGCACTCACACGAAACCTCCGGTTGCGCCTCGcatcctcatctccatctcaaCAAACTCACCCAGTCTATCAAAATCCCACCCTGCTGAGTTCACTGTTACGCTCGAAGCCAAAGTCGACGCTCCTAAACCCATCACGATTGATAGCTGGAGGACCGTTCTCGATTCCGGTCACCTAGCACTGGATTATGAAGGACTCACATTCAAAGACTGCGGGACTGGGCAGTTCGCTCCGCGAATTGTGATTGATGTCTTCGCTATTCCGTCTGCGGTTATCAGTGCCGACTCAAAGTATATCGTCGAGATCCCACCAAGAACTGGGGAGAAAGCATACAGTGTGGTGCATAAGTTCAACGGGGAAAGTCTGGCGGATAAGGTGCggcttgatgatgagatgatgaggaaactggaggaggctgctgaggagttgaggaagatggaggagagtTTAGGAGCGTGTACAGGGGTGAAGAGTGAGAGGGACGAGAGGGTGGAAAGGTATCCGGAGAGTGATGTTGGGGGATTTGAAGTTGGGTGTACGTATGAGATCGGACTGGGATCAAAGATGGCGAGCGTGGGTTCGTGGAGATGGGGGAGTAAGGTGGAGGTTTTTAAGGAAGGAGAGAAGCAGAATAGGGAGGAGTGGAGGCATAGAGATCTTGTGGAGATGGTTTTGGAGAGGACGGCCAGGTTTGAGGTTGTGGAATAG
- a CDS encoding uncharacterized protein (antiSMASH:Cluster_5~SMCOG1137:Major facilitator superfamily MFS 1), translating into MSRDNHETAIELQSPISQDRTQDDESHANAQSLPPHDRGKAAWRLLAAAFVFEALLWGFPLSFGVFQEYYSQLPEFKDSPYISVIGTVASGLSYMAAPIVIPIIKRYSRYRRHMIWIGWTIALLGLVAGSFARNLGTLILTQGVAYGFGFIVFYYPILSMVNEFWIARRGLAYGILCSASGVSGAALPIGLQAMLHRYGYQTTLRIISVGLFVLTGPLIPLLKGRVPQTSAENTAPARTDWTFLKNPLFWVYSLSNLAMGLGYFFPSIYLPSYATSAGLPSSQGALLLTIMSVAQVLGQFCFGYLSDKSRIPLSLLVTSSAFSAGVAAYVSWGLARTFGVLFVFALIYGFFGAGYTAMWARMGTSVSSDLNAAFAAFGLLNFGKGVGNVLAGPIGGALLRNTISAGRYGVGRFDTVVLFTGSCMVISAIAMLGTCAPAIKRARAA; encoded by the coding sequence ATGTCTCGAGATAATCATGAAACGGCGATCGAGTTGCAGAGTCCAATATCTCAAGACCGAACTCAAGATGACGAATCCCATGCGAACGCCCAGTCGCTCCCTCCACACGATCGCGGCAAAGCAGCATGGCGACTCCTCGCAGCAGCCTTCGTCTTTGAAGCACTCCTCTGGGGGTTTCCGTTGTCGTTCGGCGTCTTTCAAGAATATTACTCTCAGCTTCCTGAATTCAAGGATTCACCATACATTTCTGTCATCGGAACTGTGGCATCTGGCTTGTCGTATATGGCCGCACCAATAGTTATCCCGATTATCAAGCGCTACTCCAGGTATAGGCGGCATATGATCTGGATTGGTTGGACGATAGCGCTGTTGGGGCTTGTCGCTGGTTCGTTCGCTCGCAATTTGGGAACGTTGATTCTTACTCAAGGTGTGGCATACGGCTTCGGGTTCATTGTGTTTTACTATCCGATTCTGAGTATGGTCAATGAGTTCTGGATCGCACGCAGAGGTCTCGCATATGGCATTCTTTGCAGTGCTTCTGGCGTGTCCGGAGCTGCTTTGCCGATTGGTCTGCAAGCTATGCTTCATCGGTATGGGTATCAGACTACGCTTCGCATTATCTCTGTTGGGCTTTTCGTTTTGACTGGCCCATTGATCCCATTGCTGAAAGGTCGCGTCCCGCAGACTTCAGCAGAGAATACGGCGCCAGCTAGGACGGACTGGACATTCTTGAAAAATCCGCTTTTCTGGGTCTACAGCCTCTCAAACTTGGCGATGGGACTAGGCTACTTCTTTCCATCCATCTACCTGCCATCGTACGCCACCTCTGCCGGTCTTCCTTCATCACAAGGCGCACTACTCTTGACCATCATGAGCGTCGCTCAAGTGCTAGGGCAATTCTGCTTCGGCTATCTGTCCGACAAGAGTCGCATACCCTTGAGCCTGCTCGTtacctcctctgccttctcagCTGGGGTTGCTGCGTACGTCTCTTGGGGTTTAGCCAGGACTTTCGGTGTGCTCTTTGTCTTCGCCTTGATCTACGGCTTTTTTGGCGCTGGATATACTGCCATGTGGGCGCGAATGGGCACTTCAGTATCGAGTGATCTCAACGCTGCTTTCGCTGCATTTGGCTTGCTGAACTTTGGTAAGGGAGTTGGCAATGTTCTCGCTGGTCCAATCGGAGGTGCTCTCCTGCGAAATACGATCAGTGCGGGGCGATATGGCGTTGGCAGATTCGACACTGTTGTTTTGTTCACTGGCAGCTGCATGGTCATTAGTGCGATTGCCATGCTGGGTACTTGTGCACCTGCTATTAAGCGAGCAAGGGCAGCTTGA
- a CDS encoding uncharacterized protein (antiSMASH:Cluster_5~SMCOG1023:enoyl-CoA hydratase), which yields MAPSTLKSPHVDGVLVSYPTPQILLVTLNRPKQMNSVTHTMNWQLQQLFEWFDEQDSLRVAVVTGSGSKAFCCGSDLIEIEEARNAKLTTDDLKKSEPYLHEHPRAGFGGCSRRRGKKPILAAVNGFALGGGFEIVLNADIAIASPKAQFGLPEAQVGVYAYGGGLPRLVRAVGMQAATDIALTCRRVSAQEALQRGLIAGISKTPESVLDETLEKAKQMASISPDGTVVTRAGLREAWETGSVERAFQITHEQLYDKLIAGENCGEGLAAFREKRKPNWKPSKL from the exons ATGGCACCATCAACTCTCAAGTCACCACACGTGGATGGCGTCCTTGTCTCCTACCCGACGCCCCAGATCCTACTGGTCACATTGAACAGACCCAAGCAAATGAACTCGGTCACACATACCATGAATTGGCAACTCCAACAGCTCTTCGAGTGGTTCGACGAGCAAGATAGTTTGCGAGTCGCTGTCGTCACTGGCTCCGGGAGCAAAGCTTTCTGCTGCGGATCTGATCTGATCGAAATCGAAGAGGCGAGAAATGCCAAGCTCACGACGGATGATCTGAAGAAAAGTGAGCCGTACCTTCATGAACATCCGAGAGCGGGATTTGGTGGTTGTAGTagacgaagaggaaagaaACCGATTTTGGCGGCGGTGAATGGCTTTGCGCTTGGTGGAGGGTTTGAGATTGTGCTTAATGC GGATATTGCGATTGCTTCGCCAAAGGCACAATTCGGGCTGCCGGAAGCTCAGGTGGGTGTGTATGCGTATGGCGGAGGTTTGCCACGACTGGTCCGAGCAGTTGGCATGCAAGCGGCTACGGATATTGCTTTGACTTGTCGGAGAGTCTCAGCCCAGGAGGCGCTCCAGCGAGGATTAATCGCGGGTATCTCGAAGACTCCGGAGTCTGTGCTCGATGAGacgttggagaaggcgaagcagatGGCTTCCATTTCGCCGGACGGGACTGTGGTTACGAGGGCGGGTTTGAGAGAGGCTTGGGAGACGGGGAGTGTGGAGAGGGCGTTCCAGATCACGCATGAACAGCTTTATGATAAGTTGATTGCGGGAGAGAATTGTGGGGAAGGACTGGCTGCTTtcagagagaagaggaagcccaATTGGAAGCCGTCGAAGCTCTAG
- a CDS encoding uncharacterized protein (antiSMASH:Cluster_5), translating to MSIFILARYCFQNKLLQFQLKAGFATSSSLNTVAGATVASPVTVAVTGTAPAPATTSFAEVIGGKSIEALAFSAIRLPKSPLSLARSAGQNVHIANPVAAPTDNSIRKPADLISSLILCLSFFRAATCSANKREALTSLFLARSTNLAIRLLCLLVSARSALPTASALESQAGPTFSRLKAVLVAGPAVFVSPRVGGVFCNNLSIGTGYGSISLVLINFKFGLCSNRWSFEILLKCCVSREFERAPSWNRMLARELEVVEKARVAFWREVASVELNKVPAMIAGVSMKVKKASTREGRGNEVGVCKARRERLIARDAG from the coding sequence ATGtcgatcttcatcctcgcccgTTACTGCTTCCAGAACAAACTTCTCCAGTTCCAACTCAAAGCAGGCTTCGCCACTAGCTCCTCCTTGAACACCGTAGCCGGAGCGACAGTCGCCTCGCCAGTGACCGTCGCAGTCACAGGCACAGCTCCCGCTCCAGCCACCACCTCTTTCGCAGAAGTGATCGGAGGCAAAAGTATCGAAGCCCTAGCCTTCTCCGCAATTCGTCTCCCCAAATCCCCACTATCTCTTGCCCGCTCCGCCGGCCAAAACGTCCACATCGCCAACCCAGTCGCCGCGCCCACAGACAACAGTATCAGAAAACCAGCCGACCTCATCTCCTCCCTCATCCTCTGCCTCTCTTTCTTCAGAGCCGCAACATGCTCAGCCAACAAACGTGAAGCCCTCACCTCTCTCTTCCTCGCCCGCTCCACCAACCTCGCCATTCGACTCCTCTGTCTCCTCGTATCGGCCAGAAGTGCTCTTCCCACAGCAAGTGCCCTCGAATCCCAAGCAGGCCCAACATTCTCCCGTCTGAAAGCCGTGCTTGTTGCCGGACCTGCCGTCTTCGTCTCGCCACGCGTCGGAGGAGTGTTCTGCAACAACCTCTCAATCGGCACGGGATACGGATCGATCTCGCTCGTCTTGATCAATTTCAAATTCGGACTATGTTCGAATCGTTGGAGCTTCGAGATCTTGTTGAAGTGTTGCGTCTCTCGCGAGTTCGAGAGAGCACCGAGCTGGAACAGAATGCTAGCTCGCGAGCTGGAGGTCGTGGAGAAGGCTCGAGTGGCATTTTGGCGAGAAGTGGCTAGCGTGGAGCTGAATAAGGTGCCTGCCATGATTGCTGGTGTGTCTATGAAGGTCAAGAAGGCAAGCACGAGAGAGGGCAGAGGGAATGAGGTCGGTGTATGCAAGGCACGTCGTGAGCGCCTTATCGCCAGAGACGCGGGGTAG
- a CDS encoding uncharacterized protein (antiSMASH:Cluster_5), producing the protein MIKKAKQHESDEDDDVYLEVKQEVFGTANRQKNPAAQETRETPAPKMSASTQLQEVECTPRLAKISKETRAALKIVRKYDSSTPLYNTAVGMISEHVLASKSDQSDTTLRSQAFAFIEKELLQKRTPRGKLTLVVEHVRGKVALTLAHNLARVIESEKDLNTVLLAIRSEFESRHLGSATDCITAWASEISPSGKRKRHSSDPAPSEASPKRKRVDQSVDTENEESRMRSKQGFNLAPFLALRDLQKVIAYARQHFQEGQDIFNFHVRRSNSMGPSDAISTQLLEWSALSDAQKYEWQELLAALHRGSRAPVQKSGQDLLKRHQASLIPATAVRDDSSTSSSDSSGSDDDTSDDGDSRKPAEATPSASQQHNVHSSREATEQLEIPSEPTSSALQRQYVPDSHEAAEQDGYPRNIPWSKAEKRVLLKGINLGWSIQKIASELPSLRPRTPQAISCAKSQMNRRHPKGVPVIRADTPFPLTAAPPPPQPQPMQRTGPEQQSTRRSRKRAATASTSVSPMVRAGTPFPVAVARPSSQPQPIQQSTTEGSGKLVVAVPRSPTKLSCAQDRPTLTTKATGAADATPEPTFLQYEPQPRATADNHDLEYLLLPIGTPECPTSDADPKDVTEACWQAFGKHSAFEKAQELGDRLWVATFRRKGSLPVPKVRLKDATIKFRGHEFHARHLCFKPPKLFDATFLEEEVKTTDLVAAIHAAFGASFRLPRLTVQTWPGTPGLPIKRIFAQFIANPGLVSFYIPVQVAASRHWVHVRFSPSDPKKSCWVCKVPHLNGGCEKANRISYPTAFGAK; encoded by the exons ATGATCAAGAAAGCAAAGCAGCACGAatctgatgaagacgatgacgtGTACCTCGAGGTCAAGCAGGAGGTGTTCGGCACCGCGAATCGACAGAAAAATCCTGCTGCTCAGGAGACACGCGAGACACCAGCACCAAAGATGTCCGCCTCAACTCAATTACAAGAAGTGGAATGCACCCCTCGCCTTGCGAAGATCTCCAAAGAAACGAGAGCGGCGTTGAAGATCGTCCGCAAGTATGATTCATCTACGCCGCTATACAACACTGCTGTTGGGATGATCTCAGAACATGTACTCGCGTCCAAGTCGGATCAGTCTGACACGACTCTAAGATCGCAGGCATTTGCATTCATTGAGAAGGAACTCTTGCAGAAGCGCACACCTCGAGGCAAATTGACTCTTGTGGTTGAACATGTTCGAGGCAAAGTGGCCTTGACGCTAGCACATAACCTGGCTCGCGTTATCGAGTCCGAAAAGGATCTTAACACAGTCCTCCTGGCCATTCGGTCCGAATTCGAGAGCAGACACCTGGGAAGCGCAACAGACTGTATCACCGCGTGGGCATCTGAGATTTCTCCGTCTGGAAAACGTAAGCGGCACTCATCTGATCCCGCGCCAAGTGAGGCCTCGCCTAAGAGGAAAAGAGTTGACCAGAGCGTGGATACGGAGAACGAAGAAAGCAGGATGAGATCGAAGCAAGGATTCAATCTTGCGCCTTTCCTGGCACTTCGAGACTTGCAAAAGGTGATAGCATATGCCAGACAACATTtccaagaaggccaagataTCTTCAACTTTCACGTACGCCGATCAAACTCTATGGGGCCGAGCGACGCGATTTCCACACAGCTGCTCGAATGGTCAGCGCTGTCTGATGCGCAGAAGTACGAGTGGCAAGAACTTCTGGCTGCGCTCCACAGAGGCTCAAGGGCTCCGGTACAAAAGTCTGGCCAGGACCTGTTGAAGCGACACCAGGCCAGCTTGATACCTGCTACAGCCGTTCGAGATGATTCTTCGACGTCTTCCAGCGACAGCAGTGGAAGTGACGATGACACTTCTGACGATGGTGACAGCAGAAAGCCTGCGGAAGCGACACCTTCAGCttcacaacaacacaacGTGCACAGTTCTCGCGAGGCTACAGAACAACTCGAAATCCCAAGTGAACCGACATCTTCCGCCCTACAGCGTCAGTATGTACCCGACTCTCACGAGGCTGCAGAGCAGGACGGCTATCCGCGGAACATTCCATGGTCtaaggcggagaagagagtACTCCTCAAAGGCATCAATCTCGGCTGGTCCATTCAGAAAATCGCATCAGAGCTTCCATCGCTTCGCCCCCGTACCCCACAGGCGATCTCTTGTGCGAAGAGCCAGATGAACCGAAGACATCCCAAAGGGGTGCCTGTGATCCGAGCCGACACTCCATTTCCTCTTACTGcggcaccaccacctcctcagCCGCAGCCTATGCAACGAACTGGACCTGAACAACaaagcacaagaagaagtcggaagcgtgcCGCCACTGCGTCCACGAGCGTTTCGCCCATGGTCCGAGCTGGCACTCCGTTTCCCGTTGCTGTCGCGCGGCCAAGTAGTCAACCGCAGCCTATTCAACAATCT ACCACTGAAGGCAGTGGAAAGCTTGTCGTGGCTGTCCCTCGGAGCCCGACGAAGTTAAGTTGTGCGCAAGACCGCCCAACTCTCACGACAAAAGCTACTGGCGCAGCTGATGCGACACCAGAGCCGACGTTCCTCCAGTACGAGCCACAGCCTCGGGCGACGGCCGACAACCACGATCTGGAGTATCTCCTGCTCCCGATCGGCACGCCCGAATGTCCGACGAGCGATGCCGACCCGAAGGATGTGACTGAGGCATGTTGGCAAGCGTTTGGCAAACACTCTGCCTTCGAAAAGGCACAAGAGCTGGGCGATAGACTGTGGGTGGCCACATTCCGAAGAAAGGGATCTCTCCCTGTTCCCAAGGTTCGTCTGAAAGATGCAACCATCAAGTTCCGTGGTCATGAGTTCCACGCACGACACCTTTGCTTCAAGCCGCCGAAACTCTTCGATGCAACCTTcttggaggaggaagtgaagACCACCGATCTTGTGGCCGCAATACATGCTGCTTTTGGCGCGTCATTCCGACTACCGCGTCTGACTGTGCAGACATGGCCCGGTACTCCTGGACTTCCGATAAAACGAATCTTCGCGCAGTTCATTGCGAATCCAGGTCTGGTTTCATTCTACATTCCTGTCCAGGTGGCCGCTAGTCGGCACTGGGTTCATGTGCGTTTCTCGCCCTCGGACCCCAAGAAGTCTTGCTGGGTATGCAAGGTCCCTCATCTGAATGGTGGGTGTGAAAAGGCGAATCGTATATCTTACCCGACTGCTTTCGGTGCAAAATGA
- a CDS encoding uncharacterized protein (antiSMASH:Cluster_5), whose product MNSIDERNLAETIERDDSIPASTIGRRASARLQAREPSMTERSDTRSPTVSWSSQLSSRSASTASTALSSVSDNESDAIVGEDDSDLLSLDGNRRGNVKISVERDFDVDRVLAKRVENGVVWYKVRWKPMRLPRIQTELNEEGQWTVEIDNSKWRGVLEVRPVDFFTCEVVWKDSERPVWRLGHAIASIAEWHERNPEDIDANEPQFWLGHKDSGLASSTTRYVVPEHTDFFIHEDEEYFAPKNIDHTKPLLEYCLRRSKLSPSAVRLLNRPIRRPLIFSQRFRDSGKEIEIGRPGTFKALLTYCVGEVREKPCSMCARGNSAFPYCVYFEGVAEGVCVGCVVRGGCETSCESHNSHRAYHDGAKHQSVRHEDVRSSPAGNRDLDVSASLSNARSGITVGGQVGEQVDSEVTGSMPVEDPFEHFFEPASEVASSYDEDFLDPAATTTSNHGNEDLPNAPRFQKPYTRTPTAELYASTPRPPKLLQLVAGGCIVGEHPTMSTRSPTLSQQTAASYVTAAYSTPPTQSQASSERAAEQVPGNQTFERADQERCAPGIQRRIHNPAIPQSGASKMTSTKRMMNLPIRSTPAPRSSSTLRASPADSRVSQTDSAKAPSSVFHTPPQSTVEVQKLGKQGEEPVLPVYGKPDERSATRPDVSSSGRLDRTPDLRLAEKPDAQPVDMPDDGPGKKPEIEQKDGGKKRAAPDHAPEDVTSFKQQEQPAPESDAHQSKRVRHASSSSPRTKSETHSATKILFLNDHLHCTLGRPCIDPIATFADYTPPRTPLVYNDREFEENEATVEEVRYIVSQCQCTNAEILSKLARGSFEKLWRKGELESEDGEEWSVEGNLSGRFWQELNKAVKLVCPVRGKGKGGKKKVVIDLT is encoded by the exons ATGAACAGTATCGATGAAAGGAATCTCGCGGAAACAATCGAGCGGGATGACAGTATACCGGCATCAACAATCGGTCGTAGAGCTTCGGCTCGACTGCAAGCACGCGAGCCCTCAATGACTGAGCGATCTGACACCAGATCTCCGACTGTCTCCTGGTCGTCTCAGCTGTCCTCCCGATCCGCGTCCACTGCATCGACTGCGCTCTCGAGCGTGTCCGACAACGAATCAGACGCAATCGTCGGAGAAGACGACTCGGATCTGCTCAGCCTGGATGGTAACCGGCGTGGCAACGTCAAAATTTCCGTCGAGCGTGATTTTGATGTCGACAGAGTACTAGCCAAGAGAGTGGAGAATGGTGTCGTATGGTACAAGGTCAGGTGGAAGCCTATGAGGCTGCCAAGGATCCAAACTGAATTGAACGAAGAAGGCCAATGGACAGTGGAGATAGATAACAGCAAGTGGCGAGGTGTCCTGGAGGTACGTCCGGTAGACTTCTTCACATGTGAGGTTGTCTGGAAGGACAGTGAGAGGCCAGTATGGCGACTCGGTCATGCCATAGCGAGCATCGCAGAATGGCACGAGCGTAATCCAGAGGACATTGACGCCAATGAGCCACAATTCTGGCTTGGTCACAAAGATAGTGGCCTCGCTTCGTCGACGACCAGATATGTGGTGCCGGAGCACACCGACTTCTTCATtcacgaggacgaagagtacTTTGCCCCCAAGAATATCGATCACACGAAACCTCTGCTGGAATACTGCCtgcgaagaagcaagctgaGTCCATCAGCCGTTAGACTGCTCAACAGACCGATTCGGAGGCCACTCATATTCAGTCAACGTTTTCGAGACTCTGGCAAAGAAATTGAAATCGGCCGTCCAGGGACTTTCAAAGCGCTCCTGACATACTGTGTCGGAGAAGTGCGAGAGAAGCCGTGCTCGATGTGCGCGAGGGGAAATTCTGCATTCCCGTATTGTGTTTATTTTGAAGGAGTGGCCGAAGGCGTCTGTGTCGGGTGTGTCGTACGCGGCGGATGCGAGACGAGTTGCGAGTCTCACAACTCCC ACCGTGCATACCACGACGGAGCTAAGCATCAGTCAGTCCGACACGAAGACGTTCGATCATCTCCAGCAGGCAACCGTGATCTTGATGTGTCGGCCAGCCTAAGTAATGCAAGGTCCGGAATCACCGTTGGAGGACAGGTGGGTGAACAGGTTGATAGTGAAGTGACAGGCAGCATGCCGGTGGAGGACCCCTTCGAACACTTCTTTGAACCAGCTTCGGAGGTCGCAAGTAGTTATGACGAGGACTTTCTTGACCCAGCTGCGACTACCACGAGCAATCATGGCAATGAAGACCTGCCGAATGCGCCCCGCTTCCAAAAGCCGTATACGCGCACTCCAACGGCAGAGCTGTACGCATCGACGCCACGACCTCCGAAACTCTTGCAGCTGGTAGCAGGAGGATGTATAGTGGGTGAGCATCCCACAATGTCGACGCGATCTCCTACACTGTCACAGCAGACCGCAGCTTCTTATGTTACGGCAGCGTACTCAACGCCACCTACTCAATCTCAGGCGTCCTCGGAGCGAGCAGCGGAGCAAGTGCCAGGGAATCAGACGTTTGAACGAGCCGACCAGGAGCGATGTGCGCCAGGAATCCAGCGTCGGATTCACAATCCTGCGATACCTCAATCCGGTGCTTCCAAGATGACGAGCACCAAGCGTATGATGAACTTGCCCATTCGATCTACGCCAGCACCGCGATCATCATCCACGTTGCGCGCGTCACCGGCAGATAGCAGAGTCTCTCAGACGGATTCGGCGAAAGCTCCCTCGTCAGTCTTCCATACTCCACCGCAATCGACTGTGGAGGTCCAAAAGCTTGGTAAGCAAGGGGAAGAGCCGGTGCTCCCAGTGTATGGAAAGCCAGATGAAAGGTCAGCCACAAGGCCAGATGTGAGCTCAAGTGGTAGATTAGACCGAACGCCAGATCTCAGATTGGCCGAAAAGCCAGATGCGCAGCCGGTTGATATGCCAGATGACGGACCAGGTAAAAAGCCAGAGATCGAACAGAAGGATGGTGGCAAGAAGCGCGCAGCACCTGATCATGCCCCAGAAGATGTGACATCCTtcaagcagcaagagcaaccTGCTCCCGAGTCTGATGCCCATCAAAGCAAACGCGTCCGCCAcgcgtcctcctcgtcaccgCGCACCAAGTCCGAAACCCACTCCGCGACCaaaatcctcttcctcaacgATCACCTTCACTGCACTCTCGGCCGACCTTGCATCGACCCGATTGCCACCTTTGCCGACTACACTCCTCCAAGAACTCCTCTCGTGTACAACGATCGCGAATTCGAGGAAAACGAAGCGACTGTGGAAGAAGTCCGGTACATTGTGAGCCAGTGCCAGTGCACAAACGCGGAGATCTTGTCCAAGTTGGCGAGGGGAAGTTTTGAGAAGCTGTGGCGTAAAGGAGAACTTGAATCggaagatggtgaagagTGGTCGGTGGAAGGGAATTTGTCGGGCAGGTTTTGGCAGGAGTTGAACAAGGCCGTGAAGCTGGTTTGCCCGGTGAGAGGTAAAGGGAAAGGaggaaagaagaaggtcgtCATTGATTTGACGTGA
- a CDS encoding uncharacterized protein (antiSMASH:Cluster_5) yields MGRYHQLALALFATAAVAQQGVLTNGNSNLPACGQSCPLLVQAAQACSATDVASQSAWICFCQSAYLVNLRSSATGICDSTCTGADLQQVSTWYNTNCGSDNGASAHANAGSGTADSTAANGGGNAAGGQTTQSSGSSGSSGSSGSSGATGANTLSGVSTGADDPGTWWENHYKWIIMLIVLVIAFPLIAWGAVVLKRRHDRKQDQITGGFNEGITTRPPMSDNNMNRSTASIPMAAAGPSGSGRNSPQRTREAFMPAGYGYSRSSSRNESRQGVHPLARGETPADIVERGPNDAASGKGKRVMVQEKSVGESSSDGKDGSWV; encoded by the exons ATGGGGCGATACCATcagctcgcgctcgcgctcttcgCGACGGCGGCGGTCGCACAACAGGGAGTTCTCACCAACGGCAATAGCAATCTGCCGGCATGTGGACAGAGCTGTCCGCTGCTCGTGCAAGCCGCCCAGGCCTGCTCGGCAACCGATGTGGCCTCGCAGAGCGCCTGGATCTGCTTTTGCCAATCCGCCTACCTGGTGAACTTGAGGTCTTCAGCCACGGGCATCTGCGATTCCACTTGTACGGGGGCCGATCTGCAGCAAGTCAGCACATGGTATAACACGAACTGCGGCAGCGACAATGGTGCATCAGCACACGCAAACGCGGGGTCAGGAACGGCGGATAGCACCGCAGCAAATGGTGGAGGGAACGCAGCGGGCGGACAGACCACGCAGTCTTCAGGTTCCTCGGGCTCTTCAGGCTCTTCAGGCTCTTCAGGCGCAACAGGAGCCAATACGCTCAGTGGAGTGAGCACAGGCGCGGACGATCCAGGGACGTGGTGGGAGAATCACTAT AAATGGATCATCATGCTCATCGTTCTGGTGATCGCATTTCCACTGATCGCATGGGGCGCTGTCGTGCTCAAACGGCGGCACGATCGCAAACAGGACCAGATCACAGGAGGCTTCAACGAGGGTATCACGACCCGACCTCCCATGAGTGACAACAACATGAACAG ATCCACAGCATCAATCCCTATGGCGGCCGCCGGACCATCTGGCAGCGGGAGAAACTCTCCACAACGCACGCGAGAAGCGTTTATGCCCGCAGGCTATGGCTActcacgcagcagcagccgcaacGAATCGAGACAAGGCGTTCATCCTCTGGCGCGAGGAGAAACACCCGCTGATATCGTGGAGAGGGGACCAAATGATGCTGCATCCGGGAAAGGAAAGCGGGTCATGGTCCAAGAAAAGAGCGTCGGCGAGAGCAGTAGCGATGGCAAAGATGGCTCGTGGGTGTAA